One Streptomyces sp. NBC_00102 DNA segment encodes these proteins:
- a CDS encoding SDR family oxidoreductase produces the protein MGTLEGRTAVVTGGSRGIGRGIVERLAREGAEVVFNYAQNTEAAEDVVRTVEEAGGQARALKLDLAEAGAAEKLMEAAEEQSSGGVSILVNNAALSFAPAPLAATEEEVFEQAFTVNTKAAFLTLRYAARHMPDGGRVINISTLNTLRPAPGIVPYLVSKGALEQLTVGAAAELGARGITVNTISPGATDTDLLRGTNPAEALATIPAMTPLGRLGTPADIAAVVVFLSGDEGRWITGQNIRATGGLG, from the coding sequence ATGGGAACGCTGGAAGGCAGAACCGCCGTCGTGACGGGCGGCTCCCGGGGGATCGGCCGGGGCATCGTGGAGCGACTCGCGCGTGAGGGCGCCGAGGTCGTGTTCAACTACGCGCAGAACACCGAGGCGGCCGAAGACGTCGTCCGTACGGTCGAGGAAGCCGGCGGCCAGGCACGGGCGTTGAAGCTGGACCTGGCGGAGGCCGGGGCGGCCGAGAAGCTGATGGAGGCCGCCGAGGAACAGTCCTCGGGCGGTGTGAGCATCCTGGTGAACAACGCGGCGCTGAGCTTCGCACCGGCCCCGCTCGCCGCGACCGAGGAGGAGGTCTTCGAGCAGGCGTTCACGGTGAACACGAAGGCCGCGTTCCTCACCCTGCGGTACGCGGCCCGGCACATGCCCGACGGCGGCCGAGTCATCAACATCTCCACCCTCAACACCCTGCGGCCGGCCCCGGGCATCGTGCCCTACCTGGTCAGCAAGGGCGCCTTGGAGCAGCTCACCGTCGGTGCGGCTGCCGAGCTGGGCGCACGCGGGATCACCGTGAACACCATCTCCCCCGGCGCCACCGACACCGATCTGCTGCGGGGCACCAACCCGGCCGAGGCGCTGGCGACGATCCCGGCCATGACGCCGCTCGGGCGTCTCGGGACGCCCGCCGACATCGCGGCCGTGGTCGTCTTCCTCTCGGGCGACGAGGGCCGCTGGATCACCGGTCAGAACATCCGAGCCACCGGCGGTCTGGGCTGA
- a CDS encoding DHA2 family efflux MFS transporter permease subunit, which yields MTATPVAGTATPEVTDRRLTLIGLVLALGTFITLLDTTIVTIALDHLHATFHASVAQTQWVSTGYLLAFVSVIPVSGWLSERFGARNAWMFAIGAFLAGSVLCALADSLPELIAFRVLQGIGGGMVMPITLSLITRAAGPERIDRATTAVALPGLLGPLLGSVLGGAVVQSLSWHWLFLLNVPVCLAALALGPVLLPATAGHRGHRLDVPGFLLLTPGVVAVAYGISRTSGEDGFAAPSAWLPLAAGGVLLAAFAVHSLRARRPALVDVRMFARRSFGLGSVITFASGFTTYALSFLLPLFHQQVRGASVLHTGLLLVTQGLGTMFFVVALRAVAGRLDGRLVVAAGVALAMLGTVPFALADTRGGTPVLLVAQFAQGLGFAATTFPVMTLAFSNLSHEEAPRGSAAFSVVQRVGAPFGVAVIAVVLQSRLGGAATASDRLAAFSAAFWWTFGLSAVPLLLAFFLPAKKRAGEAAGTRTRARPGGTGGDGATVAPAQ from the coding sequence ATGACTGCGACCCCTGTGGCCGGTACGGCCACTCCCGAGGTGACCGACCGGCGCCTGACTCTCATCGGGCTGGTGCTGGCGCTCGGGACCTTCATCACGCTCCTCGACACGACGATCGTCACCATCGCCCTCGACCACCTGCACGCGACGTTCCATGCCTCGGTCGCCCAGACCCAGTGGGTGTCGACGGGCTATCTGCTGGCGTTCGTCTCGGTGATCCCGGTCAGCGGCTGGCTCTCCGAACGGTTCGGCGCACGCAACGCGTGGATGTTCGCCATCGGCGCCTTCCTCGCCGGGTCGGTGCTGTGCGCGCTCGCGGACTCCCTTCCCGAACTCATCGCCTTCCGTGTGCTCCAGGGGATCGGCGGCGGAATGGTCATGCCGATCACCCTCTCGTTGATCACCCGGGCGGCCGGTCCGGAACGGATCGACCGCGCCACCACGGCCGTCGCACTGCCCGGGCTGCTCGGCCCGCTCCTCGGGTCGGTGCTGGGTGGCGCCGTCGTGCAATCGCTCAGCTGGCACTGGCTGTTCCTCCTCAACGTGCCGGTCTGCCTCGCCGCCCTCGCCCTCGGCCCGGTCCTGCTGCCCGCGACCGCGGGACACCGCGGCCACCGGCTCGACGTGCCCGGCTTCCTGCTGCTCACCCCCGGCGTGGTCGCCGTCGCCTACGGGATCAGCCGGACGTCCGGGGAGGACGGGTTCGCCGCACCCTCCGCCTGGCTGCCTCTCGCCGCCGGTGGCGTGCTGCTGGCCGCCTTCGCCGTGCACTCGCTGCGGGCCCGCCGCCCGGCCCTCGTCGACGTCCGGATGTTCGCCCGGCGCAGTTTCGGCCTGGGGAGCGTCATCACCTTCGCGAGCGGGTTCACGACGTACGCCCTGTCGTTCCTGCTGCCGCTCTTCCACCAGCAGGTGCGCGGGGCATCCGTGCTCCACACCGGTCTGCTGCTCGTCACACAGGGGCTGGGGACGATGTTCTTCGTCGTGGCGCTGCGTGCCGTGGCCGGGCGGCTCGACGGTCGCCTGGTCGTCGCCGCCGGGGTGGCGTTGGCCATGCTGGGAACAGTGCCGTTCGCTCTCGCGGACACCCGTGGCGGGACACCGGTGTTGCTGGTCGCCCAGTTCGCCCAGGGGCTCGGCTTCGCTGCCACGACCTTCCCGGTGATGACCCTCGCCTTCTCGAACCTGAGCCACGAGGAAGCTCCGCGCGGCAGTGCGGCGTTCAGTGTGGTGCAGCGTGTCGGTGCTCCCTTCGGTGTCGCGGTCATCGCTGTGGTCCTGCAGAGCCGCCTCGGTGGAGCGGCCACGGCGTCGGACCGGCTTGCGGCTTTCTCCGCCGCGTTCTGGTGGACCTTCGGGCTGAGCGCGGTCCCGCTCCTCCTCGCCTTCTTCCTTCCCGCGAAGAAGAGGGCCGGGGAAGCGGCCGGAACTCGGACGAGGGCGCGGCCCGGGGGTACGGGCGGAGACGGCGCGACCGTCGCCCCTGCTCAGTGA
- a CDS encoding DUF4240 domain-containing protein, whose product MDTDQFWRLIEAARRQASHPDDGGEVARLATALLAVRPVEEIVAAQQVLWDLLAASYTNPLWAAAYLINGGCSDDGFDYFRGWLIAQGRETFDRVVADPDALADVPLVRSSVADGEELDGEETLSIVWNAHIAATGEQLPDGAFIIRYPALDAAWDFDFDDDSEMAGRLPRLAALGLAECA is encoded by the coding sequence ATGGACACGGATCAGTTTTGGCGGCTCATCGAGGCTGCCCGCCGACAGGCATCCCACCCGGACGACGGAGGCGAGGTTGCCCGCCTGGCCACGGCGTTGCTCGCCGTACGTCCGGTCGAGGAGATCGTCGCCGCGCAGCAGGTGCTGTGGGATCTCCTGGCCGCCTCCTACACGAACCCTCTGTGGGCTGCCGCATACCTGATCAACGGCGGATGCTCCGACGACGGATTCGATTACTTCCGCGGCTGGTTGATCGCCCAGGGGCGGGAGACCTTCGATCGCGTGGTCGCCGATCCTGACGCCCTTGCGGACGTACCCCTCGTGCGATCGTCAGTGGCCGACGGTGAGGAACTCGACGGCGAGGAGACACTGAGCATCGTCTGGAACGCACACATCGCGGCGACGGGGGAGCAGCTCCCCGACGGTGCGTTCATCATTCGGTACCCGGCGCTCGACGCGGCCTGGGACTTCGACTTCGACGACGACAGTGAAATGGCTGGCAGGCTGCCCCGCTTGGCGGCCCTTGGCCTTGCGGAGTGCGCATAG